In Candidatus Amarolinea dominans, a genomic segment contains:
- a CDS encoding antibiotic biosynthesis monooxygenase has protein sequence MHMTRRDFIATAGASAVAAAVIPGCASLKGTTDMYGLIGKMKVVPGQRDALISILIEGVSGMPGCLSYIVAQDPADPDAIWVTEVWDSQERHQASLSLPSVEQAILRGKPLITGFGERFETKPIGGHGLGARGAA, from the coding sequence ATGCACATGACTCGTCGCGACTTCATTGCAACAGCTGGGGCGTCCGCGGTGGCTGCTGCGGTCATTCCCGGTTGTGCTTCACTGAAAGGAACAACAGACATGTACGGTTTGATCGGAAAGATGAAAGTTGTGCCAGGGCAACGCGACGCGTTGATCTCCATCCTCATTGAGGGTGTCAGCGGCATGCCGGGGTGCCTTAGCTACATAGTCGCGCAGGACCCGGCTGATCCTGATGCCATCTGGGTGACTGAGGTGTGGGACAGTCAAGAACGTCATCAGGCTTCTTTGTCACTGCCTTCAGTTGAACAAGCCATCTTACGCGGCAAACCGCTCATTACAGGCTTCGGCGAACGATTCGAGACAAAGCCTATTGGTGGCCACGGGCTTGGTGCTCGGGGCGCGGCCTAA
- a CDS encoding site-specific integrase encodes MGELRQRMLEEMQLRGMSVRTQETYLHAVTQLVRRVGKAPDQITVEELRSYFLYLTNEKKAARASVTIALCGIKFLYEQVLHQAWQRFGLVRPQKEHKLPVVLSVEEVRRALAVVERAPYRVYLSTLYACGLRLQEGLHLQVRDIDSGRMQVHVRGGKGSKDRYVPLPERTLAMLRQHWLTHRDPVWLFPARGGYILGESAARQPLCDSTVQRAWQTAMKASGLHKHATVHTLRHSWATHLLEEGVSLRLIQIWLGHSSLKTTAIYTHLTTKTEIAATTVINHLMADLP; translated from the coding sequence ATGGGTGAGTTACGCCAACGGATGTTGGAAGAGATGCAGTTGCGCGGCATGTCGGTGCGGACGCAGGAGACGTACCTGCATGCGGTGACGCAGCTGGTGCGGCGCGTGGGTAAGGCGCCGGATCAGATTACGGTGGAGGAGTTACGGTCGTATTTTCTGTACCTGACGAACGAGAAGAAGGCCGCGCGCGCCAGCGTGACGATTGCGCTGTGCGGGATCAAGTTCTTGTATGAGCAAGTGCTGCACCAGGCGTGGCAGCGGTTTGGGTTAGTGCGGCCGCAGAAAGAGCACAAGCTGCCAGTGGTGTTGAGTGTGGAGGAGGTGCGGCGGGCACTGGCGGTGGTGGAGCGGGCGCCTTATCGAGTCTACTTAAGCACGCTGTACGCCTGTGGGTTGCGGTTGCAGGAGGGACTGCACCTGCAAGTTAGGGATATTGACAGCGGTCGTATGCAAGTTCACGTGCGGGGCGGCAAAGGGAGCAAGGATCGGTATGTGCCGCTGCCGGAACGCACGTTGGCGATGCTGCGCCAGCACTGGTTGACGCACCGCGATCCAGTTTGGCTGTTTCCGGCGCGTGGCGGGTACATTCTTGGCGAGAGCGCGGCGCGGCAACCGTTGTGTGATAGTACGGTGCAGCGGGCGTGGCAGACTGCGATGAAGGCAAGTGGACTGCACAAGCATGCCACGGTGCATACGCTGCGCCATTCATGGGCGACGCATCTGCTGGAGGAAGGTGTGAGCCTGCGCCTGATCCAGATCTGGCTGGGCCACAGTTCGCTTAAGACCACGGCCATCTACACCCATCTGACGACGAAAACTGAAATCGCGGCCACGACTGTCATCAACCACTTAATGGCCGATTTGCCATGA
- a CDS encoding IS91 family transposase gives MSELADIFRQFGPAYRDKYSQHMLPSHLAVMRAIEACRTEALGGQVYHCATCDETWYCYHSCKNRHCPKCQQQAGQVWLEQQQSLLLPVPYFLVTFTLPASLRDLARRKQELVYNLFFRASAAALQELAADPRFVGGQIGCMGVLQTWTRDLRYHPHIHYLVPGGGLAADGQRWLASDRKFLVRVEPLGRLFRGKMRAGLRKAGLLDQVPPAAWRQDWVVDCRSVGRGQTALKYLAPYIFRVALSNKRIVKVEDGKVTFTYREGDTGRRRISTVTAEEFIRRFLQHVLPKGFVKVRYYGLLAPGNRHRLRQVQALLEAQAQPGLSSATSEQSAEQIAQDHTVLCPRCGQPMQVVQSIRPTAQRPAMPVPASARPAQSSSP, from the coding sequence ATGAGCGAACTGGCCGACATCTTTCGTCAGTTCGGCCCCGCCTACCGAGACAAATACAGCCAGCACATGTTGCCCAGCCACTTGGCGGTGATGCGGGCGATTGAGGCGTGCCGGACGGAGGCGTTGGGCGGGCAGGTGTACCATTGTGCTACGTGCGATGAGACATGGTACTGCTATCACTCGTGCAAGAATCGTCATTGCCCCAAGTGCCAGCAACAGGCGGGCCAGGTTTGGTTGGAACAACAACAGAGCCTGCTCCTACCTGTGCCCTACTTCCTGGTGACCTTCACGTTGCCGGCATCGCTGCGGGACCTGGCGCGGCGCAAGCAGGAGTTGGTGTACAACCTGTTCTTTCGAGCCTCGGCCGCAGCTTTGCAGGAACTGGCCGCCGATCCGCGCTTTGTGGGCGGGCAGATTGGTTGCATGGGGGTGCTGCAAACCTGGACACGCGATTTGCGCTATCATCCTCACATCCACTACTTGGTGCCAGGCGGTGGATTGGCTGCGGATGGGCAACGCTGGCTGGCATCAGATCGGAAGTTCCTGGTACGGGTAGAACCGCTGGGTCGTCTGTTTCGGGGCAAGATGCGAGCCGGGCTACGCAAGGCTGGTCTGCTTGACCAGGTTCCGCCGGCGGCTTGGCGCCAAGACTGGGTGGTGGACTGCCGTTCGGTGGGGCGAGGGCAGACGGCGCTCAAGTATCTGGCGCCGTACATCTTTCGTGTTGCGCTGAGCAATAAGCGCATTGTCAAAGTGGAGGATGGCAAGGTCACGTTCACTTATCGGGAAGGTGACACAGGGCGCCGGCGCATCAGTACCGTGACGGCTGAGGAGTTCATTCGACGTTTTCTGCAGCACGTTCTGCCCAAGGGTTTCGTGAAAGTGCGCTACTACGGTCTCCTGGCGCCAGGGAATCGCCATCGGTTGCGGCAGGTGCAGGCGTTGTTGGAGGCGCAGGCTCAGCCAGGGTTGTCGTCAGCGACTTCAGAACAGAGTGCGGAGCAGATCGCCCAAGACCACACCGTGCTTTGTCCACGCTGCGGTCAACCCATGCAGGTTGTGCAGAGCATCCGTCCAACCGCCCAGCGACCGGCCATGCCCGTGCCAGCAAGCGCCAGGCCCGCGCAGAGCTCCTCACCCTAA